DNA from Methanothrix sp.:
ATAACTCTTGGGAGCCATGGGTTTGCAGAAATAGCGGTCAACGGTGGGAGTGCCGCAGAGCTCTTCGGCCTCTCCACCGGCGACAGAATCGTGCTGGAGGATATTAGTTGTTCGGAATAGAGTTCGTTCCATCAGATCCCGCGCTGAAGATAGGGTATCTGTCCAAACTCGCAGAGGATGTTGGCTTTGAGACGGTATGGATCACAGACCATTACAACAACAGAGACGTTTACTCAACGCTTGCAGTTCTATCAATGCTCACGAACAGGATCAGGCTGGGGACCGGTGTGACAAACCCGTACACGAGGAGCCCGGTAATAACCGCCTCCAGCATAGCCTCGATCAACGAGCTCTCGGGCGGGAGGGCGATTCTCGGGATCGGTCCCGGGGATAAGGCGACTTTCGATGCCATGGGAATAGCCTGGGAGAAGCCGCTCACCAGGGTGCGGGAGAGCGTATCAGTGATCAGGGCTCTTCTCAGGAAGGAAAGGGTCACACAGGGCGGCATGAACGCTCAGCTCTCCTTCTCCGCGGGAAACATACCGATATACATGGGAGCGCAAGGGCCGAAGATGCTCGAGCTTGCCGGAGAGATCGCGGACGGTGTTCTCATAAACGCCTCTCATCCGGAGGACTTCAGGGCAGCCATACCACTGATAAGAAACGGAATACAGCGGGCAGGCAGGAAGCCTGAAGATGTGAGGATCTGCGCGTACACCAGCTTCAGCATCGACAGGGACAGGTCAAAGGCTGCATCCGAGGCGAAGAAGGTCGTCGCATTCATAGCAGCAGGCTCGCCGGATGCTGTTCTGGAGAGGCACGGCATCAGCATCCAGGAGAGGGATGCGATATCAAAGGCCATATCGAAGGGCGATTTCGCAGGTGCAATGAACAGCGTGACGGACAGGATGCTGGATGTGTTCTCCGTGACAGGGACACCTGAAGACTGCCGGGCCAGGGTGGATGAGCTGCTCAAAACAGGAGTCAACCAGATAGTTGTTGGATCGCCAATCGGTCCGGACAAGGAGCGCTCGATAAGGCTGATCGGCAAGAACATTCTATGAGGCGTGGCTTCTACATAGGCAGATTCCAGCCGTACCACATGGGACATCACCTCGTGCTGGAGCAGATCTCCCGGGAGGTCGACGAGATCATAGTCGGCATCGGCACAGCCCAGATCAGCCATACAGTGACAGACCCGTTCACAGCCGGTGAGAGGATCGCCATGATCTATGGCGCCCTCCGGGAACTGAGGAGATGGTTCTACATCATACCCCTGCCGGACATAAACAGAAATGCCGTCTGGGTATCTCATGTGAAGTCCATGACCCCGCCGTTCGAGGTGGTGTACTCGAACAATCCACTGGTTGTGGAGCTCTTCACGGAGGCCGGGATCGAGGTGAGAAGGCCGCCGATGTACAGGAGGGAGATATACTCCGGCACTGTGATAAGGAGGCTCATGATTGAAGGAGGGGACTGGAAGCATCTCGTTCCTGATGCTGTGGCAAAGGTGATTGATGAGATAAAGGGCGTGGAGAGACTGAGGAACATAAGCAAGAAGGACTTTGCGTAGGTTGCATCAAGTGGTTATTTGTGTTTCAATACTCTCACAATCCACGCAAACGTATGAGAATATAGACCTTCCAGCGGAATTAAAACAGGTGGCTGATGCATCTCACCAGGGATGAAGAGCGGCTGCTCCAGGGCGAGCGTGGGGATACGCTCAGGCGCGCGATGGAGATCCTCGTTGCGCTTGGAGATATCTATGGAGCTGAGCGGCTCGTTGAGATAAAGAGCGCGCAGATAGCAGGCGTCTCATACAAGACCATAGGAGACGCGGGGCTTGAGTGGATCTCAGATCTAGATGGAAGGGTCGCTGTGCCAAGCATACTCAATCCGGCTGGGATGGATCTCCTGAGATGGAGGGAGATGTCGATCGACGAGGATTTCGCCAGGAAGCAGCTCGAGATCATCGATGCTTACAGGAAGCTCGGCATCATGATTGAATGCACATGCACTCCATACCTCCTGTACGAGAGCATAGCCTCCAGAGGGGATCACATTGCATGGTCAGAGTCATCAGCTGTATCGTACGCGAACTCGGTCATCGGCGCGATGACCAACCGCGAGGGCGGGCCCTCTGCGCTGGCAGCGGCGCTTGTCGGGAAGACACCCCTCTACGGCTACCATCTCGAGGAGAACCGCGTCCCAACGCATGTGATAAGTGTTGAGACGGATGTGAGAGAGTACGGAGCGCTGGGGTTTCTTGTCGGAAGGATCGTCGGGGATGGGGTGCCGCTGTTCGTTATGCGCTCCAGGCCTGACAGAGACGATCTGAAGGCGCTGGGCGCTGCCATGGCCGCGAGTGGATCGGTCGCGCTCTATTACGTGAAGGATGTAACGCAGGAGCCTCCGCAGTACGAACCATCTGCATGCGAGCATATCGTTGTGGATGAAGAGGAAATCATGTCTGTATACGATTCGCATGCAGATGTGGACATCGTCGCTCTGGGATGCCCGCACTGCTCCCTGCATGAGCTGGAGAGGATCGCCGATCTCCTTGAGGGGAGAAGGGTGAGCAAAGAGCTCTGGATCTGCACATCCAGGAGGATCGCGGAATCAGCTCCTGAGACTGTCAGGAGAATCGAGTCCACAGGAGCCAGGGTGATATGCGACACATGCATGGTTGTATCGCCTGCGAGCGAGCGCTTCAGTCACATGATGGTGAACTCGGGGAAGGCGCTGGCGTACATACCTGGAATGTGCGGCATAAAGGCGTCCTTCGGATCGCTGGAGGAGTGCATAGATGCAGCAACCGGGGGCTCATGAGTGGAGATAAAATGCCATCGCGTCTCAGGCGGCTGCGCCGGCGGGCCGGCTCTCGTCACCAGAGAGCGGATCTCATTCCTGGGAAATGTAAATCCTGAGACAGGCATGGTCGTCGATCCATCCCACGAGCTTTACGGCAGATCAATCGCAGGAGCTGTTCTCATATTTCCGGGAGGCAAGGGCTCCACAGTCGGGTCATATGTCATCTACCAGCTCAGGAAGAGGGGTCTGGCTCCGGCTGCGATGATAAACCTGAGGTCTGAACCGATAGTGGCTGTCGGAGCCATTATAAGCGACATACCTCTTGTCGACAGGGTCCCGGAGTGGATCCTTGATGTGAAAGACGGCACCTGGGTCGTGGTCGATGCAGGAAGAGAGCTGGTGGTGCTTCCCGATGGATCGGTCCATGTGTGACAAGCGCTCTTACTGTGGCAACCCGCTCGTGAGCATCCAGGTCTGCAAATGGGATCGCTCTTATCCATCTGATAACCTGTCTGCATAGGCACTGATCCTGGTATTTGCTCAATATGGTGAGCGTGCTTGAGTTACTGATCAAATGAAGCTGCTATGGCAGAGTCGTTCATCCAGAGATCCGTCGAGATGGCAATTTAGCTCCGCTCTTATCCATTTGATGACTTGCCCGAAGGAGCAGGGGTCATGCTATGCGTTCGTTTCGACGAATGAATGCTTTCATCGACCACATTGCATGCTCTGCAAGTTGCTACGCACATAAGAGCGTTTAGCTCGACGTATTGAGCATGTTCCGATCCTGCTATGCGCTCGTTTCGACTTATCTTCGACGTAGTCGAAGTCCTAGCTAGCTAACGAATGCATTCATCCGGCCTGCATGTCCTTCAAGTTGCTGAATACATAAGAGCGAATGGGATTTCACAGGTTGAGCGCTATCATCAAACCGATGCTGAATACAAAAAAACAGGGGGATTGGCTTCATCCGAATAGCGTGCCCATCCCTGCCTCTGCCGACTCCTGCTCCTCCCTGAAGGCATTTATCACCGACTCTGCCTCGTCGCCCTCGAGCAGCGTGGCAGGAGTGTCCGCTAGCAGCTTTCTGGCCCCCTCCACCAGATCATCCCTAGCCTTGATGTAAAGCAGGAACCCTTCCTTGTCGAACCCCACAGACTTGGCCTCGCGAACTATCGGACCGAGCCTCTTGAAGAAGTCCTGATCCAGAACCTTTTTCATAACAGCATTTCCAGCCATATCGTAGTAGTAAGCAAGCTCCATTCAAACCACCATTTTACAGGGCCTCCATGGCCCTCTTGAGGCACTCAGTGCATCTGTCCATGAGAGATGCTGCCTCCTCGATCGCCTTAGCGGCCTCTGGGCTTATCTCATTTATCTGTTTTGCTCGGTCCCTGAAGCTCCTGCTGTGGCTCTCGTTGTGCTCAATCCAGTGCTCAAGAAGGTGCTCTGCCTCGTGTCTGTTCATAAAACCACCAACTCAGGCTCTGAGCAGACAGATTTAAAGTTTTGTGTGAATCTGTAAGCGCTGAGATCACATAACAGCAATCCACCGCATGCGAACCGGGCCATCAACCATTCCTGTCGTCAGTCCGGAGCAGTTGACGCATAAAGCTTCCCGTAGGGCCGGCTCGATCTGGGTGATAGCTTTGTCCATTCGGACTCAAGAATATGATCCAAATCGAGCGAGAGATCCGGGAAGCGCTCGATGAACCCTGAGATGTGTCTGCCAAGGATCTCCGTATCAGCATCGTCTGGCCTGGAGATGAGAACATGACTGTCGACCTGCTCCTCTCCGATCTCTCCCCTTATGTATATCGCACCACCATGCATTCCGCTCCCGATGAAGCTGGCAGTATGTGCTCCGTATAGCCCCAGAAGTATGACGACGCCGCCAGCCATGTACTCTCCGAGGAAGTCCTGGGATGTTCCGCCCACGACGATCACAGGCCTCTTCTGATCATGCTCCTTCATGTGAAGGGCTGCCCTGTAGCCGACATCACCCTTTACAAATATCCTGCCACCGCGCATTGACATTCCTGTGACATCGCCTGCCCGCCCGTTGATCACTATCTCTCCAGATTCCATCGTGTTCCCGACACCATCCTGTGCGTTGCCGTGGACCACTATCCTGTGACCGAAGAGAAATGCCCCGAGGTCGTTTCCTGGAGTGCCGTATATCTCGATGGTCATGACCTGCCGCTGTGGTGAGTAGAGCCGTGTGCCGATGTACCTCTGGCCGCACACGTTTCTGAGTACAACTTTCTCGTATCCGGAGAGCATAATCTCCCTGAGAAGGTTGTTCAGTTCCCTGGTCTCCATATGCGAAGCGTCTATCTCGATCATCCTTTCATTGAACATGCGGATGCATGGGATCTCCATCTGTAATTCATCCATGTGCGGGTCACTCTCCTGCACCTTTTATCCCAAGCACATCAAGCTCCCACTCGTACAGTCCTATTCCCCTCAGCTGATCCCTGTTTCCTCTAAGGCTCTCTATGGCGTTGATCCCCATCCCGCCGAGCATCTCCTTGATCTCATGAGACCATGCTGAGAGAAGGTTTACGAGCCTCTGCGCAGCCTCTTCGACATTCAGTCTCCTCACCAGTCCTGGATCCTGGGTGCATATGCCCCAGCTGCATCTTCCTGTGTAGCATCTCTGGCAGAGCGTGCATCCCATCGCGATGAGCGCAGCTGTGCCGATGTAGACAGCATCAGCGCCAAGCGCGATCGCCTTCACCACATCAGCGCTGCATCTTATACCACCACCGGCTATTATCGAGCACCGCTCCCTAATTCCCTCATCCCTGAGCCGGCGATCCACAGATGATATGGCGAGCTCTATGGGTATCCCGACGTTGTCCCTTATCACCTTGGGCGCAGCTCCTGTGCCGCCGCGCACGCCATCGATCGCCAGAATATCCGCGCCTGCTCGCACGATGCCGGATGCTATGGCGCTGATGTTGTGAACCGCGGCCACCTTTACTATGACCGGCTTCTCGTAATTCGTTACCTCCTTTATTGCTGATATCAGCATCTCCAGATCCTCTATTGAGTATATGTCGTGATGGGGCGCGGGCGATATCGCGTCCGTCCCCTCAGGGATCATCCTTGTGGCAGCAACATGCTGGGATACCTTCTCGCCAGGGAGATGCCCGCCTATGCCAGGCTTCGCACCCTGACCTATCTTTATCTCAACAGCAGCAGCACAGTTCAGGTACTCCGCATCTATTCCAAACCGCCCCGATGCCACCTGTACAATCGCGTGTTTTTTAAACTTAGATCTCATTTCAGATGGCATTCCCCCCTCGCCAGTGTTGAAGAAGGTGCCCGATCTGGATGCAGCGATCGCAAGCGCCTGAAACGCATTGTAGCTTATGGCACCGTAGGACATCGCAGAGAAGAGTACCGGAGTCTCCAGCATCAGGAAAGGATCTGTGCCCGTATCGGTATCGCTACTCAACAAGATCCTCTCCGGCTTCGATCCCAGAAATGTCCGGAGCTCCATCGGCTCCCTCAGAGGATCTATGGAGGGGTTTGTGACCTGGGAGGCGTTGAGAAGCATGTGGTCCCAGTAGATCCTGAACGGCTTATCGCTACCGCAGCCTGTCAGAATGACCCCGCCGGTCTCTGCCTGCCTCTTGATATCCTCGATCCTCTCGCGCGACCATGAGGCATTCGGTCTGTAGAATGAGGGAGCTGGGCGTATCTCTATCGCGCCCTTCGGGCAGAATACAGCACACCTCTGGCAGCCAACGCATCTGCGGCTGTCTGATAGCATTTTATCATTTGATGCGTCGTATGTGTGCGCCCCGAACGGGCACTGGTGCTCGCATGCCCTGCATACATCACACTCTTCGCTTCTGGAGATGGTGAACTCAGGCAGTAACAGCGATCTCATGCTCCAGCCCCCTCTCAAACATCCCCTCGAGCTCGCAGACGACCGGCTCCCCGCCTCTGGGTGACCAGACAGAGTCGAGGGTTGGCGATATTCGCCTCACAGACGCCTCCTCTGAGGAGATGTAGAACATATCACCCCTCGTGGCCACAGTGAGCGGGCGGAGCCTTATCCTGTCTGTGAGGCCGATCATCCTTCCGCTCTGGGCCACGATCACCGCAAACGGGCCGTTCATGAGAAGCGGGGCATAGACCCTTCTGAGAGCGGTGAGCAATCTCCTCTCCGCTGCATCCATCCTGTCTATGGAATCCCATACCGGCGGAGCTAGGATCTTCGCCACGAGCTCCAGTGGGAGATCATGTCGTCTCATGAGAAGATCGGCGGCGTATGCCAGGACCTCTGTGTCGGTGTGGAGCGTGCACTTGTAGCCGCGCATCTCCAGGTACCACCGGTTTGTCCCGTACGACGAGATCTCGCCGTTGTGGACCACAGTTGTATCGAGCAGCCCGAATGGATGCGCACCTCCCCACCAGGCCTGGCTGTTAGTCGGGAATCTCCCGTGCGCAGTCCACAGATACCCTCTGTAGAGCCTCTCCAGCATGAAGTACCGCCCTATCTCCTCCGGATATCCAACGCCCTTGAAGCAGCCCATGTTCTTTCCCGATGAGAAGATGTATGCGTTATCGATTGCTGAATTGACATGAATCACCTTTCTCACCACATACTCATCGTCTGAGAGATGAACATCCTCACCGTGCTTCGATGGCGAGAGAAAGTACCGCCAGAGAAGGGGCGGGTCTCTTACACAGACATCACTGTGTGGAATCTCCTCATCATGCACCACATCAAAGCTCCGGAAGAGGAACTCCTCAGCTCTTCTCTTCGCCTCCCTCTGAGCTCTGGAGTCTCCTGTGAACATGAGATGGAATGCATAGTAGTCCCTGAACTCCGGGTATATGCCATAGGCTGCGAATCCCCCTCCAAGCCCGTTGCCGCGGTGATGCATGCCGGCCATCGCCTGGATAACGCGCTCGCCGGTGAACCTCTCCCCAGCTCTGCTCATCGCCCCGAAGATGGAGCAGGCAGAGATCTCCTTGCTGTAAAGCTTCTGTCTCCTGACAGACATGACAACCTCTCGCGACTCAAAATCCATCAATCAGCTGCGCCTGGAGGGGCTTTATAGCTATTTGAGAATATTTCATAAATTTTATGAACAAAACGCAGAGCGGTTTCAGTGTGGTGAACATGCTCGATATGTTGAGGTAACTCGACCTCTTGGTAGATTTCTGGATGAACGACTGTGCCAGGCGGCTTCACTTGAGCAGTACCTCAAGTACGCTCACGATATTGAGCATGTTCAGTGTGCGCCATCACCGGAGATCGCATCCTACTCACGGACGCGCGAGGATTGGGGTTGAGGAGCATCATGGGTATTCAGCGTGGCGGAGCTTCTGCAATCTAAACAGATCAAAAAGATGCGATCTGTCTGGCAGCGGATAAGGAGCAACGAACTCTGTTCCTCCAGGTTAGGGGATGTATGAGCGGGTAGGAGAGTGGGGGTTCAGTGTGGATCACAAAACAGAACGGTTACCCGCTCAGAGCCTAGGATATGCTGGCAGTATTTATAGCTTGCTGTTTGTGGGCAGGACCTGTCCGTTGAGGAAAATGTGCTTCTGATCGTCAAATAGTGCTTTTGGGTCTCGGTGGCTGGTGGCATTACAGGGGATTTCGCTCTCATGTGTTTGGCAACTTATGGGTCGAGCAATGTGGTTGCTGAACGCACTTCATGCGTCATCGGTTAAGATCGACATGTGTAGAATTGGACTTAGTAGTCTCATCTCGCCTCAGTACTGCTATCAGGACTCAAGTCCACAGGCGGTCGATTTGAATCAAACTCTCCACTATGGGGAGATCTCAATTTGTCAAATTTCATGATCAATATATTTACATAAAATCCTTAACCGATGACCAATGGAACGCACTTACTCATTCACCAGGAATGCATAGCAGGACCAGTGCTGCTATGCATATTATATGAA
Protein-coding regions in this window:
- the mer gene encoding 5,10-methylenetetrahydromethanopterin reductase translates to MFGIEFVPSDPALKIGYLSKLAEDVGFETVWITDHYNNRDVYSTLAVLSMLTNRIRLGTGVTNPYTRSPVITASSIASINELSGGRAILGIGPGDKATFDAMGIAWEKPLTRVRESVSVIRALLRKERVTQGGMNAQLSFSAGNIPIYMGAQGPKMLELAGEIADGVLINASHPEDFRAAIPLIRNGIQRAGRKPEDVRICAYTSFSIDRDRSKAASEAKKVVAFIAAGSPDAVLERHGISIQERDAISKAISKGDFAGAMNSVTDRMLDVFSVTGTPEDCRARVDELLKTGVNQIVVGSPIGPDKERSIRLIGKNIL
- a CDS encoding nicotinamide-nucleotide adenylyltransferase; amino-acid sequence: MRRGFYIGRFQPYHMGHHLVLEQISREVDEIIVGIGTAQISHTVTDPFTAGERIAMIYGALRELRRWFYIIPLPDINRNAVWVSHVKSMTPPFEVVYSNNPLVVELFTEAGIEVRRPPMYRREIYSGTVIRRLMIEGGDWKHLVPDAVAKVIDEIKGVERLRNISKKDFA
- a CDS encoding aconitase X catalytic domain-containing protein, with protein sequence MHLTRDEERLLQGERGDTLRRAMEILVALGDIYGAERLVEIKSAQIAGVSYKTIGDAGLEWISDLDGRVAVPSILNPAGMDLLRWREMSIDEDFARKQLEIIDAYRKLGIMIECTCTPYLLYESIASRGDHIAWSESSAVSYANSVIGAMTNREGGPSALAAALVGKTPLYGYHLEENRVPTHVISVETDVREYGALGFLVGRIVGDGVPLFVMRSRPDRDDLKALGAAMAASGSVALYYVKDVTQEPPQYEPSACEHIVVDEEEIMSVYDSHADVDIVALGCPHCSLHELERIADLLEGRRVSKELWICTSRRIAESAPETVRRIESTGARVICDTCMVVSPASERFSHMMVNSGKALAYIPGMCGIKASFGSLEECIDAATGGS
- a CDS encoding DUF126 domain-containing protein produces the protein MEIKCHRVSGGCAGGPALVTRERISFLGNVNPETGMVVDPSHELYGRSIAGAVLIFPGGKGSTVGSYVIYQLRKRGLAPAAMINLRSEPIVAVGAIISDIPLVDRVPEWILDVKDGTWVVVDAGRELVVLPDGSVHV
- a CDS encoding glutamate synthase-related protein; protein product: MRSLLLPEFTISRSEECDVCRACEHQCPFGAHTYDASNDKMLSDSRRCVGCQRCAVFCPKGAIEIRPAPSFYRPNASWSRERIEDIKRQAETGGVILTGCGSDKPFRIYWDHMLLNASQVTNPSIDPLREPMELRTFLGSKPERILLSSDTDTGTDPFLMLETPVLFSAMSYGAISYNAFQALAIAASRSGTFFNTGEGGMPSEMRSKFKKHAIVQVASGRFGIDAEYLNCAAAVEIKIGQGAKPGIGGHLPGEKVSQHVAATRMIPEGTDAISPAPHHDIYSIEDLEMLISAIKEVTNYEKPVIVKVAAVHNISAIASGIVRAGADILAIDGVRGGTGAAPKVIRDNVGIPIELAISSVDRRLRDEGIRERCSIIAGGGIRCSADVVKAIALGADAVYIGTAALIAMGCTLCQRCYTGRCSWGICTQDPGLVRRLNVEEAAQRLVNLLSAWSHEIKEMLGGMGINAIESLRGNRDQLRGIGLYEWELDVLGIKGAGE
- a CDS encoding glutamine amidotransferase family protein; the protein is MDFESREVVMSVRRQKLYSKEISACSIFGAMSRAGERFTGERVIQAMAGMHHRGNGLGGGFAAYGIYPEFRDYYAFHLMFTGDSRAQREAKRRAEEFLFRSFDVVHDEEIPHSDVCVRDPPLLWRYFLSPSKHGEDVHLSDDEYVVRKVIHVNSAIDNAYIFSSGKNMGCFKGVGYPEEIGRYFMLERLYRGYLWTAHGRFPTNSQAWWGGAHPFGLLDTTVVHNGEISSYGTNRWYLEMRGYKCTLHTDTEVLAYAADLLMRRHDLPLELVAKILAPPVWDSIDRMDAAERRLLTALRRVYAPLLMNGPFAVIVAQSGRMIGLTDRIRLRPLTVATRGDMFYISSEEASVRRISPTLDSVWSPRGGEPVVCELEGMFERGLEHEIAVTA